Proteins encoded within one genomic window of Solibaculum mannosilyticum:
- a CDS encoding heavy metal translocating P-type ATPase: MDHITLKITGMSCAACSAAVEKALNKLEGVSQASVNLPAEKATIEYDSSIITPEKMVEAVEHQGFGAQIPKHTAKTSFQVTGMTCAACSSAVERALGKVKGVSQATVNLPAEKATVEYDPDQVTVEQLFEAVREEGYGAAAPNRSTKVTLKVGGMTCASCSAAVERVLNKIDGVSEATVNLAAEKATIQYDPSKVSLSDLKEAIQKAGFEALDIAKDALVDPDDERRQLALKRHKHRLISSIALTVPLLIIAMGPMIGMPMPSFFSPESTPLAYAIVQMVLCLVVLVIGRKFYVTGTKSLIRLHPNMDSLVAIGTAAAFGFSLYSTFMIADGSMHHVHELYYESAATIVTLVTLGKYLEARAKGQANQAVKRLMNLVPPVAIVERDGREVEVLLEDVQLDDILILRPGDRVPVDGVVTEGATSIDESMLTGESLPVEKGPGDAVTGGSLNKNGSVRFKATRVGQDTALAHIIQMVEDAQGSKAPIARLADQVSGWFVPAVLAIAVVAAVIWLLAGKDIAFVLTIFVSVLVIACPCALGLATPTALMVITGRAAEMGIFFKNGETLETAHKVNTVVFDKTGTITKGEPEVTDIIPAGADENALLSMAAAAERGSEHPLGEAVCREADGRDLPHQKVQSFSALPGKGIEAQVEGKTVLLGNLALMKERNIDIPDTTLKRAEQCMTEGKTPLWAAADGQLSGVIAVADTIRPDSADAVAALHDMGIRTVMLTGDNSRTAQAIARQAGIDEVRADVLPAGKASEIQRIKQDGVVTAMVGDGINDAPALAMADVGMAVGSGTDVAIESAGVVLMQDNMHAVADAVALSKAAIRNIKENLFWAFGYNTLGIPVAAGLLYAFGGPLLNPMIAAAAMSLSSVSVVTNALRLRRAKGAVRKS; the protein is encoded by the coding sequence ATGGATCACATCACATTAAAGATCACCGGTATGAGTTGTGCTGCTTGTTCGGCTGCGGTGGAGAAAGCCCTGAATAAATTAGAAGGCGTCTCGCAGGCCAGTGTCAACCTTCCGGCGGAAAAAGCGACGATTGAGTATGATTCCAGCATCATCACCCCGGAAAAAATGGTGGAGGCTGTGGAACATCAAGGTTTTGGCGCTCAGATTCCTAAGCATACTGCCAAAACATCCTTCCAAGTCACCGGCATGACCTGCGCCGCTTGTTCGTCGGCCGTGGAACGCGCGCTGGGTAAAGTGAAGGGCGTCTCGCAGGCTACCGTCAATCTTCCTGCCGAAAAGGCTACGGTGGAGTACGATCCCGATCAGGTGACGGTGGAACAATTATTTGAAGCCGTCAGGGAAGAAGGATATGGCGCCGCCGCTCCCAACCGGTCCACAAAGGTGACGTTAAAAGTGGGCGGCATGACGTGTGCATCCTGTTCGGCTGCGGTGGAACGGGTGTTAAACAAAATCGACGGCGTCTCGGAAGCCACTGTTAATCTGGCCGCCGAAAAGGCGACCATTCAATACGACCCGTCTAAGGTATCCCTCTCCGACTTAAAGGAAGCCATCCAAAAAGCCGGTTTTGAGGCTTTGGACATCGCCAAAGACGCTTTGGTGGATCCGGATGATGAACGCCGTCAATTGGCTCTCAAACGGCACAAGCACCGTCTTATCTCCTCCATCGCTTTGACGGTTCCCCTGCTCATCATCGCCATGGGGCCCATGATCGGCATGCCTATGCCCTCCTTCTTCTCCCCGGAATCCACGCCTTTGGCTTATGCCATTGTCCAGATGGTACTGTGTTTGGTCGTATTGGTGATTGGGCGCAAATTTTACGTCACCGGCACCAAATCCCTCATCCGCCTTCATCCCAACATGGACTCCCTTGTGGCCATTGGTACCGCCGCCGCCTTCGGCTTCAGCCTCTACTCCACTTTTATGATCGCCGACGGTTCTATGCACCACGTCCATGAGCTGTATTATGAATCGGCCGCCACCATCGTCACACTGGTCACCCTTGGTAAATACCTGGAGGCCCGGGCAAAAGGTCAGGCCAATCAGGCTGTCAAGAGACTGATGAACCTCGTCCCGCCCGTGGCCATTGTAGAGCGGGACGGACGTGAGGTGGAGGTCTTATTGGAAGACGTCCAGCTGGACGACATTCTCATCCTGCGTCCCGGCGACCGTGTGCCGGTGGACGGCGTCGTCACCGAAGGCGCCACCTCCATCGACGAATCCATGCTGACGGGCGAAAGCCTCCCGGTGGAAAAAGGCCCTGGTGACGCCGTCACCGGCGGCAGCCTCAATAAAAACGGTTCGGTCCGGTTTAAAGCCACCCGTGTCGGCCAGGACACCGCCTTGGCCCACATCATCCAGATGGTGGAGGACGCCCAAGGCTCCAAAGCCCCCATCGCCCGATTGGCCGACCAGGTGTCGGGATGGTTCGTCCCGGCGGTACTGGCCATCGCCGTTGTGGCGGCGGTCATCTGGCTGCTGGCCGGCAAGGACATCGCTTTTGTACTCACCATTTTCGTCTCGGTGCTGGTCATCGCCTGTCCCTGTGCCTTGGGACTGGCTACCCCTACAGCCTTGATGGTCATCACCGGCCGTGCAGCTGAGATGGGCATCTTCTTTAAGAACGGCGAAACCCTGGAGACAGCCCATAAAGTCAATACCGTTGTATTCGACAAGACCGGCACCATCACCAAGGGCGAACCTGAGGTCACCGACATCATCCCCGCTGGCGCCGATGAGAATGCTCTTCTGTCTATGGCTGCGGCCGCCGAACGGGGTTCCGAGCATCCTTTGGGCGAAGCGGTATGCCGTGAAGCCGACGGACGGGATCTCCCTCATCAGAAGGTACAATCCTTCTCTGCCCTGCCCGGCAAAGGCATCGAGGCTCAGGTGGAGGGAAAAACCGTACTTCTGGGCAATCTGGCGCTGATGAAGGAACGGAACATCGACATCCCTGATACCACCCTAAAACGGGCAGAACAGTGTATGACCGAAGGTAAGACTCCTCTTTGGGCAGCGGCTGATGGACAACTATCGGGTGTCATCGCCGTGGCCGACACCATCCGTCCCGACAGCGCCGACGCCGTTGCGGCCCTGCATGACATGGGCATCCGCACCGTCATGCTGACCGGCGACAACAGCCGTACCGCCCAGGCCATCGCCAGGCAAGCCGGTATCGATGAAGTGCGGGCAGACGTTCTTCCCGCCGGGAAAGCCAGTGAAATCCAGCGCATCAAGCAGGACGGCGTGGTCACCGCCATGGTGGGCGACGGCATCAACGACGCTCCCGCCTTGGCCATGGCCGACGTCGGCATGGCCGTCGGATCGGGCACCGACGTGGCCATTGAATCGGCCGGCGTCGTCCTGATGCAGGACAACATGCACGCTGTGGCCGATGCAGTGGCGCTGTCCAAAGCCGCCATCCGCAACATTAAGGAAAACCTATTCTGGGCCTTTGGATACAATACGTTGGGCATCCCTGTGGCCGCCGGACTGCTTTACGCCTTTGGCGGTCCCCTGCTCAACCCCATGATCGCCGCCGCAGCCATGTCCCTTTCGTCGGTATCGGTGGTGACCAATGCGCTGCGTCTACGCCGTGCCAAGGGTGCGGTGCGCAAATCCTAA
- a CDS encoding iron-containing alcohol dehydrogenase translates to MNDFTLHLTTKIVFGRDAESKIGEEAARYGKKVLLHYGGGSIKRSGLYDSVKDSLAKSGLEVFELAGVKPNPRLSLVREGIELCRKEGIDLILAVGGGSVIDSAKAIGIGVPAKCDVWDFYLGKACPEKMMPVGVVLTIPAAGSECSNGSVITNEDGDYKRAVDNQIMRPSFAIMNPERTYTLPPYQTACGITDMMAHIMERYFTNVDHVDLTDRLCEATLRTIINNAPIVLRDPENYDARAEIMWSGTIAHNGLLDTGRIGDWGSHNIEHEISGIYDVAHGAGLAVVFPAWMKYVYHHDVARFVQFAVRVFDVDLAFGRPEEIAEEGIRRLEQFFTSIGMPITLPQLGVDDSRLGEMADKALVGCEYQGHFVPLYRDDVYNILKIAMGK, encoded by the coding sequence ATGAATGATTTCACCTTGCACCTTACCACTAAAATTGTATTTGGCCGCGATGCGGAATCCAAGATCGGCGAAGAGGCCGCCCGTTACGGGAAAAAAGTCCTGTTGCATTACGGCGGCGGTAGCATCAAACGCAGCGGTTTGTATGACAGTGTAAAGGATTCCCTGGCAAAGAGCGGACTCGAGGTGTTTGAACTGGCGGGCGTCAAACCCAATCCTCGTCTTTCGCTGGTCAGAGAGGGCATTGAGCTGTGCCGCAAAGAGGGTATTGACCTCATCTTAGCCGTAGGCGGCGGCAGTGTCATCGACTCGGCCAAAGCCATTGGTATCGGCGTGCCTGCTAAGTGTGACGTCTGGGATTTCTATCTGGGCAAAGCTTGTCCGGAAAAGATGATGCCGGTGGGCGTCGTGCTGACCATCCCGGCCGCCGGCAGCGAATGCAGCAACGGCAGCGTCATCACCAACGAGGACGGCGACTACAAACGCGCTGTGGACAACCAGATCATGCGTCCGTCCTTTGCCATTATGAATCCGGAACGCACCTATACATTGCCTCCTTATCAGACCGCCTGTGGCATCACCGATATGATGGCCCATATTATGGAGCGTTACTTCACCAATGTGGATCATGTGGATCTGACCGACCGTCTGTGCGAAGCCACTTTGCGTACTATTATTAATAATGCCCCGATCGTGCTGCGTGATCCGGAAAATTACGATGCACGTGCAGAAATCATGTGGAGCGGAACCATTGCCCATAACGGTTTACTGGATACCGGACGCATCGGCGACTGGGGATCCCATAACATTGAGCATGAAATCAGCGGCATTTACGATGTAGCCCATGGCGCGGGTTTAGCAGTGGTGTTCCCGGCCTGGATGAAATATGTATATCATCATGACGTCGCCCGTTTTGTCCAGTTTGCCGTCCGGGTCTTTGATGTGGACTTGGCGTTTGGACGTCCAGAGGAGATTGCTGAAGAAGGAATCCGCCGTTTGGAACAATTCTTTACCAGTATCGGCATGCCCATCACCCTGCCGCAGTTGGGTGTAGATGACAGCCGTCTGGGAGAAATGGCCGACAAAGCATTGGTCGGTTGTGAATACCAAGGCCATTTTGTTCCTCTTTACCGGGACGACGTCTATAATATTCTGAAAATCGCTATGGGAAAATAA